From the Bacillota bacterium genome, one window contains:
- a CDS encoding GAF domain-containing protein has translation MLHDDKRDVLYLAAGSGLPPGFAERMKPLPRALHDEYVRQMGPVVVIPDLRATPDLPMVEPCFDHNLRTCVGVSMQRDGYLVGVLAVATIGEVRRFAADELALLQGLADQAAQALVNARLFSETRRRLKLVQALRNIDMAITGSLDLRVTFSVALDEITAQLDMDAGAILLLNLHTQTLEYAAWRGFRTRALDRIRLRLGEGYAGRAALERRTIYVPNLPEAGLESAQAPLLASEGFVRRSRKTAARGQLLARVWASEMLVQALTGEMPGGGPSCMRLTSRPQGMWKGPTTNHGVWGKLWGKLGRSPGPAPVCWGDKRPSWIAAPMAFQNTTCAPRLTSPTGNIRTGS, from the coding sequence ATGTTGCACGACGACAAGCGTGACGTGCTCTACCTGGCCGCCGGCTCGGGCCTGCCACCGGGGTTTGCCGAGCGCATGAAGCCTCTCCCACGTGCGCTTCACGATGAGTACGTCCGCCAGATGGGCCCGGTGGTTGTGATTCCAGATCTCAGGGCCACTCCGGACCTCCCCATGGTGGAGCCGTGCTTCGATCACAACCTTCGCACCTGTGTGGGCGTCAGCATGCAACGGGACGGATACCTCGTTGGCGTTTTGGCCGTTGCCACCATTGGTGAAGTGCGCCGTTTCGCCGCAGACGAGCTGGCGCTGCTGCAAGGCCTGGCGGATCAGGCCGCCCAGGCCCTGGTGAACGCCCGGCTGTTTTCCGAGACGCGACGCCGCTTGAAGCTCGTGCAGGCCCTGCGCAACATCGACATGGCCATCACGGGCAGTCTCGACCTGCGCGTCACCTTCAGCGTCGCCCTGGACGAGATAACCGCGCAGCTGGACATGGACGCCGGTGCCATCCTGCTCCTCAACCTGCACACCCAGACGCTGGAATACGCTGCCTGGCGCGGCTTTCGCACGAGGGCTCTCGACCGGATCCGCCTGCGCCTGGGCGAGGGCTATGCCGGCCGCGCCGCCCTGGAACGACGCACCATTTACGTTCCCAACCTGCCCGAGGCAGGGCTCGAATCTGCTCAGGCCCCGCTCCTGGCCAGCGAGGGCTTCGTCCGCCGCAGCAGAAAGACAGCCGCCCGGGGGCAGTTACTTGCACGGGTTTGGGCAAGTGAAATGTTGGTCCAGGCATTGACAGGCGAGATGCCAGGTGGTGGGCCTTCATGTATGAGGTTGACCTCCCGACCGCAGGGGATGTGGAAGGGTCCGACTACAAACCATGGTGTCTGGGGAAAGCTCTGGGGCAAGCTGGGCCGGTCACCCGGCCCAGCACCTGTTTGCTGGGGGGATAAGCGGCCGTCATGGATTGCGGCACCTATGGCCTTCCAAAATACAACTTGCGCCCCCCGGCTCACGAGCCCTACAGGGAACATTCGTACCGGATCTTGA
- a CDS encoding HD domain-containing phosphohydrolase, giving the protein MAERRFAFYQELKQVGLQELQESMSRALGLAVMVAYPDGRALTEPSNLCSFCAMLGSNPEARARCVASREASARAAVAAGEEVLHACHAGLVHLAVPLRVAGETVAVVLGGNVALQPLAEEAVVRLARETGIDAEKLLEVAGAVPVWTQERLRTVMAVVQRVTDTVAQLLYAKQELGRKADELAALFEFSQTVSGSLEVAEVARRALGAVLRLTGATSGSVVMLPEAVPGVAAAEVAATVEPCDEFRVVPSGEVVAAVERETRAVHFNSRPGGTPEERRPAVALPLIVGGQVTGVLTIGGRPEGAGFTEDETVFLTTLGTSLGLALENARLFRELKLRAAMLEWLIEVGRVVSSSLDVDVVVESALASVRDVLGAEWCVLRLLDEETGELVLKASVGMGPELQARAGRVRPEGSLLGKVLETGEPVVVEDLAAGGSDMHLPYYSAEMRAVAVVPVRGVGKILGTLKVYSPVPRRWTEEEVGYLGIVASQTGLALENARLYSSLREYYLSAVRALAAALEAKDVYTRGHSLRVARWARACARVLGLGAEEREQVYLAGLLHDLGKIGVREDILLKPGRLDEEEIKEMQGHPVVGAKILEPARFPAAVVAAVRHHHEDYGGGGYPAGLVGEEIPLLARIIRVADAYDAMTSARPYRQAFGAQQAREELRRCAGRQFDPRVVEAFLGIPAEEMEDIAVRGGGGGGSRKVEGGAFNLWGWE; this is encoded by the coding sequence CTGAAGCAGGTGGGTTTACAGGAACTTCAAGAGAGCATGAGCCGGGCCCTAGGGCTGGCGGTTATGGTCGCGTACCCGGATGGGCGTGCGCTGACCGAGCCGTCCAACCTGTGTTCTTTCTGTGCCATGCTGGGCAGCAATCCGGAAGCGCGGGCCAGGTGTGTGGCTTCGCGTGAGGCCTCTGCGAGGGCTGCTGTGGCTGCGGGGGAGGAGGTTCTTCACGCGTGTCACGCCGGGCTGGTGCATCTGGCGGTTCCCCTGCGGGTGGCTGGGGAAACGGTAGCGGTGGTGCTGGGTGGCAATGTGGCATTGCAGCCGCTGGCGGAGGAGGCAGTGGTGCGGCTGGCCCGGGAGACGGGTATTGATGCGGAGAAGCTTCTTGAGGTGGCCGGGGCGGTGCCGGTGTGGACGCAAGAGCGGCTCAGGACGGTCATGGCGGTGGTGCAGAGGGTAACTGACACCGTGGCGCAGCTGCTCTATGCCAAGCAGGAACTGGGGAGAAAAGCGGACGAGCTTGCTGCTCTCTTTGAATTCAGCCAGACCGTTTCCGGGAGCCTCGAGGTGGCGGAAGTGGCCCGGCGGGCGCTGGGGGCGGTGCTGCGGTTGACCGGTGCCACCAGCGGGTCGGTGGTGATGCTTCCTGAGGCGGTGCCGGGGGTTGCGGCTGCCGAGGTGGCGGCCACCGTGGAGCCCTGTGACGAGTTCCGCGTGGTGCCGTCGGGCGAAGTGGTTGCCGCTGTTGAGCGAGAGACCCGTGCCGTTCACTTTAACAGCCGGCCGGGAGGTACGCCCGAAGAGCGGCGGCCGGCGGTGGCCTTACCCCTTATCGTTGGCGGTCAGGTGACGGGGGTGCTGACCATAGGGGGCAGGCCGGAAGGTGCCGGCTTCACTGAAGACGAGACTGTTTTTCTGACCACGCTGGGCACCAGCCTGGGGCTGGCGCTCGAGAATGCCCGCCTTTTCCGCGAGCTCAAGCTCAGGGCGGCCATGCTGGAATGGTTGATCGAAGTGGGGCGGGTGGTGTCGAGCAGCCTCGACGTGGATGTGGTCGTTGAGTCGGCCCTGGCCAGCGTCAGGGATGTGCTGGGGGCGGAGTGGTGTGTGCTGCGGTTGCTCGATGAGGAGACGGGCGAGCTGGTGCTGAAGGCGAGCGTGGGCATGGGTCCGGAGCTGCAGGCCAGGGCAGGCCGCGTGCGGCCCGAGGGTAGCCTGTTGGGCAAAGTGCTGGAGACGGGAGAGCCCGTGGTGGTGGAAGACCTGGCCGCCGGCGGATCGGACATGCATCTGCCGTACTACTCGGCCGAGATGCGGGCGGTAGCCGTGGTGCCGGTGCGGGGGGTCGGAAAGATTCTGGGCACATTGAAGGTTTATTCCCCCGTACCGCGGCGGTGGACTGAGGAAGAAGTGGGGTATCTGGGGATCGTCGCGAGCCAGACCGGGCTGGCTTTGGAGAACGCCCGCCTCTACTCGTCGCTGCGGGAATACTATCTGAGTGCGGTGCGGGCGCTGGCGGCGGCCCTGGAGGCCAAGGATGTTTACACGCGGGGTCATTCCCTGCGGGTGGCGCGGTGGGCGCGGGCGTGCGCGCGCGTGCTGGGGCTTGGTGCTGAGGAGCGGGAGCAGGTGTACCTGGCGGGGCTGTTGCATGATCTGGGCAAGATCGGTGTGCGCGAAGACATTCTGCTCAAGCCGGGGCGTCTGGACGAGGAAGAAATCAAGGAGATGCAGGGCCACCCGGTGGTGGGGGCTAAGATTTTAGAGCCGGCCAGGTTTCCGGCTGCGGTGGTTGCTGCCGTGCGGCACCACCACGAAGACTACGGTGGCGGTGGTTATCCCGCGGGGCTGGTGGGGGAGGAGATCCCCCTTCTGGCGCGGATCATCCGGGTGGCGGATGCCTACGATGCCATGACGTCGGCCAGGCCGTACCGGCAGGCTTTCGGTGCCCAGCAGGCCCGGGAGGAGCTGCGGCGGTGTGCGGGTCGGCAGTTTGACCCGCGGGTAGTTGAGGCGTTCCTGGGGATTCCGGCCGAAGAGATGGAAGATATTGCCGTGCGGGGGGGGGGGGGGGGGGGGTCCCGCAAGGTTGAGGGGGGGGCGTTTAATTTGTGGGGGTGGGAGC